The Coccidioides posadasii str. Silveira chromosome 3, complete sequence genome contains a region encoding:
- a CDS encoding uncharacterized protein (EggNog:ENOG410PICN~COG:L~BUSCO:9109at33183) gives MEREQLKKGASAEPPPTRLPPDQIQRIEVNRLKSKALREQREAEAARDNRAAAAASVGAGDPGAGSTVAGTKRPYSATLTSRTPSTLRDGRAYNTSEQRPLDSIRPARNFSKYVEYDFSKMTDTKGGFLTAEDDPHNKVLHSDREYDGKPAHMTQKEWERQQLLQNLRKEKAGPFEPGLSVLSKRAEQKKCRECGTVEIDWKWEEIFKCCVCHGCKDKYPDKYSLLTKTEAKEDYLLTDPELKDEELLPHMERPNPHKSTWNNMMLFLRYQVEEYAFSPKKWGSPEALDAEFERREAEKKRRKEAQFKTKLQDLKKRTRVEAYRRSRLAAEGGAGGNFGDDLGGRRKHVHQWGRAVENPETGIGVKTCVDCGMEVEELEF, from the exons ATGGAGCGCGAACAGTTAAAAAAAGGCGCATCTGCCGAGCCTCCCCCTACACGTCTCCCTCCAGATCAGATCCAACGAATT GAAGTCAACCGCTTAAAATCCAAGGCTCTCCGCGAGCAGCGCGAAGCCGAAGCGGCCCGTGACAACAGAGCAGCAGCCGCCGCCTCCGTTGGTGCCGGCGATCCCGGTGCGGGTTCTACTGTCGCCGGAACCAAAAGGCCTTACTCGGCTACACTCACCTCCCGAACGCCCTCGACTCTGCGCGATGGCCGGGCGTATAATACGTCAGAACAAAGGCCGCTGGATTCTATCCGTCCAGCGCGGAATTTTAGCAAATATGTAGAATATGATTTCAGCAAAATGACAGACACCAAGGGCGGTTTTTTGACCGCGGAGGATGATCCGCATAATAAGGTGCTGCATTCTGATCGCGAGTATGATGGAAAGCCCGCGCATATGACGCAGAAGGAGTGGGAGAGACAGCAGTTACTGCAAAATCTACGGAAGGAGAAGGCGGGTCCGTTTGAGCCTGGGCTGAGTGTGCTGAGCAAAAGagctgaacagaagaagTGTCGCGAGTGCGGGACGGTGGAGATTGATTGGAAATGGGAGGAGATTTTCAAGTGTTGCGTGTGCCATGGGTGTAAGGACAAGTACCCGGATAAGTACAGTTTGCTTACGAAAACCGAAGCTAAGGAAGATTACTTGTTGACCGACC CCGAACTCAAAGACGAAGAGCTCCTCCCACATATGGAGCGCCCAAATCCCCACAAATCCACATGGAACAATATGATGCTCTTTCTTCGCTATCAGGTCGAAGAATACGCCTTTTCCCCTAAGAAGTGGGGATCTCCAGAAGCACTAGATGCCGAATTCGAAAGACGGGAGGcggagaagaaaaggagaaaagaagcgCAGTTCAAGACTAAACTGCAAGACttgaagaagaggacgagaGTAGAGGCATACCGCCGGAGTCGCCTGGCTGCAGAAGGAGGTGCAGGAGGTAACTTTGGAGATGATTTGGGTGGGAGGAGGAAGCATGTTCATCAGTGGGGGAGAGCCGTAGAGAACCCGGAGACGGGAATAGGCGTCAAGACGTGTGTCGATTGTGGAATGGAGGTTGAAGAGTTGGAATTCTGA